Below is a window of Falco peregrinus isolate bFalPer1 chromosome 3, bFalPer1.pri, whole genome shotgun sequence DNA.
TGGGAGCAGGTGGTCCCCTCTTCATTGATGTGACTTGGCACCCCGCAGGGGACCCCGGATCTGACAAGGAAACTTCCTCCATGATTATTGCAAACACTGCAGTCAACTATTGTGGCCTGGAGACTATCCTGCACATGACATGCTGCAATCAGACCAAGGATGACATCACAGGGCATCTGCAGAAGGCCAAGCGGCTCGGGTTGAAGAACATCATGGCACTGCGTGGAGGTGAATCCTTTTGTCCTGTGATGCGTAGGGCTGAGGTTGTACTGCTGTTGCGTTCAATTCCAgagtaaaaattaataaataagaTTTAGAGGTTCCTTCTGGTGCAGGAGTTAAATGTCAAGACTGCATTTCACCTGAACCCTTTGTTTGCAGTCCTTCCAACTCAAGCATAGACAAAAGCAGTCCATGGGTAAAACGGCAAACTTGGGGGTTTCatctttgtcttccttttgaTAGCAGGAGGTTTTCAGCATAGGATAGTAGATCACAAGTCCAGCAAACAGTTGGTTTGTTCTCTTTTCAGATCCTGTAGGTGAGGAATGGGAGGAAGAAGTAGATGGTTTCAACTATGCTGTTGACCTGGTCAAGCACATTCGCAATGAATTTGATGATTACTTTGACATCTGTGTGGCAGGTAAGTGTCTTTAATTGCAGTCTGAAATAGGGAAATCAGCTCAGCAGTCCCTCTCTGGACCTGGGCAGCAAGTGACAGTACAATCAGATTGGCTACTTTCTTTTGTCTGATGTGTTGTTCTGCCTACTAGggtttcacctttttttttttttttccccaccccttccccgcccccccctcccttcccctgcaaAGGCTACCCCAAGGGTCATCCTGAAGCAGAGAGCTATGAGGCAGACCTGAGGCACCTAAAGGAGAAAGTCCTTGCAGGAGCAGACTTCATCATTACGCAGCTTTTCTTCAGATCAGAAACTTTTCTCAAGTTCATGAAGGACTGTCAAGCCATTGGCATCACCTGCCCCATTATTCCTGGCATCTTCCCCATACAGGTGAAATCCAGTAATTCTGGCTTGGGGAGGGAATGAGGATCCAGGATGTTAGGTGTTTGTGGGTCAGGGGCTGAGAGAGGTCTGTAAATATCCTCCATGAAATTTCTGGGAAGTGAAAGTGCTAAATGTGGTAAATCTGTAGGTGGTTTGCGGAATTAAACTCTTAGGCATGTAATAACAAGCTTTAAAAGTTTTCTCTGCCCATATAGCAAAAAAAGATATAAAGGATAATGGTCTACCAGTCCTAAGGTATGTACTCATCACTGTCAGCATGCTAGGCTCAGGCAAAGAAGTGGGAAGAAACCACCTAAAATGACATGACCAGGACTGCCTTACCATACCAGAGATGGGGTTTAGGAGTAGAATCCAGGAGCCCCAATTCTAAATCTCCTGCCACAAAATTGAGATCAAGTACCTGTGTTGCTGGGATGTTAGAAAAGGGccttggaaaaatgaaaatcccCTGCATCCTCATCCAGGGTTACCACTCCCTTCGCCAGCTGGTGAAGCTATCCAAGCTGGAAGTGCCTCAGGAAATCAAAGATGTGATTGAACCCATCAAGGACAATGATGCGGCTATCCGGAACTATGGGGTGGAGCTGGCAGTGTCCATGTGCCGGGAGCTATTGGATAGTGGCATGGTGCATGGGCTCCATTTTTACACACTCAATCGGGAAGTGGCTACTACCGATGTCCTTAAGCGCCTGGGCATATGGAAGGAGGACCCTAGGTGAGCAGATTATGCTGGCTTCTGTTAGTTCCTCTTTCACATGCATCCATCCATCTCATCTACTGAAGGCTCAAGCAGTGGATGGCTTGGcacttctctgctgctttttttttttggtgggtgttttttttttagcatctttCTGCACTTAGAATTTCACCCATCCTGCAGGTCTCAGACAAAAGCTGGGAGGAATAGAAGGGACAGCTGAAGGAGGAATTTTAGTTAAGTACCTTTAAAGTAGCCTGTTCTGGAACTTTAAAAACCTAGACTCTTTAGAGCTGCCACTTGgaagaaacatgttttttgaGGTCTGTCACAATCCCTCCTACAAGCTAGGTGCTATGTAAGCTCCTACTGTAGACTTCTGATGTTCTCTGAAGCTCATAAAGGGAACGTGGACTTTCCTCCAACTCCACAGGCTTTAGCATAGACAAGAGGAAGTGGAGGAAGATAGatacctgtttttttcttcttaaaaataaacttcatgCAGTGCTTTTCCCTTACCTCATCCAATTTCAGGTGTTAGTCCTGAACTTAAACATTTAATAGACACCTACTGAGCATCCTGTGAGGGAACTGAGTGGGAAAAGATTTtccataaagaaagaaaagctttctgtcCCACTTCTTGACAAATAGAACTCTTCTCAGCTGCTGTTGCTTGCTGTCCCAGAGGCAAAGTTCTCCAGGGGAAGGGCTTCCAGCCCCTAGTGGAAAGTCAGCAGAGGACCTGTGTTAATGTCTGCTCCTCCAATGCAGGCGACCTCTGCCCTGGGCAGTCAGCGCTCACCCCAAGAGAAGAGTTGAAGATGTTCGACCAATCTTCTGGGCCTCTAGGCCAAAGAGTTACATCTATCGAACTCAAGAATGGGATGATTTCCCCAATGGCCGATGGTAAGCTGTCAGCCTGCAACGGCAGTGAGGTAGAGGTGTGGTATGAAAGCCTGCTCCACAGCTGGTCTGTCGTTTGTGGGTGTCCTGGGCACACTTTGGGCTTGACAGAACAGGTGGCTTTGTAACAAAATGGTCCCCAGTTGCTTGGATTTGCGTGGTAAGGAGAATGGCACCAAGGTGTTGAGGCTTTTGGTCTCTAGGTGGATTTTGTTGGCTACTTCTTTTCCTGGGTGGCTGTCTCCCTGCATCACTAAATCAGCTTACTTCATCAGTGGCCTATTAATTTTGTGTCTGCTCCCCTTACAGGGGTAACTCTTCCTCTCCAGCCTTTGGGGAACTGAAGGACTATTACCTCTTCTACCTGAAGAGCAAGTCTCCCCGGGAGGAGCTCCTGAAGATGTGGGGAGAAGAGCTGACTGGTGAGGAAAGTGTCTTTGAGGTCTTCACATGTTACATCACTGGAGAACCCAACAAGAACGGGCACAAGGTGAGTGGTGTCCCAGGAAGGGGTGGTCAGTGTGACACAGACAATAGCGCATATTTCCTTTTGCTCCTGGTACCACATTGTTCTTCTGAACAAGAACTGGCACTTCCCTGTCCAGAGGGCCTTGCTGAGATAGTGACTGAAGGGAATCCAGCACCCAGAGCTAGGGCTCAACATAAAAGGAAAGCTGCTACAGTATGACGGGACCAGTACCTATAGAATTCAGCAGTCTATGAGTTGAGGATATCCTGCCCCTTGAACCAAACCTGGGAATTCTCTCCTGAAGCAGATGTGTTTGAGACCATTAGAGCACCTCTGAGTTCCTTCAGCATCCAGATGGCAGCGAAAGGGTTGTTACAACCATTTTAAGCCATCTCTTCTCCTCACTGTAGGTTACGTGTATGCCTTGGAACGATGACCCTCTTGCTACTGAAACCAACCTTctgaaggagcagctggagaaggttAATAGAAGAGGAATTCTGACCATCAACTCTCAGCCGAACATCAATGGCAAACCATCCACAGACCCCATTGTAGGCTGGGGGCCCAGCGGGGGTTATGTTTTCCAAAAGGTACTGCACTACTCTGGGCTAGGCAGCAAAGAGTTACACCTGAGCTGGGTCTCTGTTAGGTTGGGAAGTCCTAGGCTTTCACCCGGATAatccttctgcctgctccttaTCTTAATGCCTTCTTGCTGAGATGAGGCAAAGCTCCTTCGGTGTCTTAAACAGACTATGTCATCTCTATGGCTGACTTCATAGCTGTTTTCCCCCACCTGAAAACATATACTGAACATCTAGAGAGTTTTTGGGTGGCGTTTTTTTTTGCTCTCAGCAAGTAATTATTGGTCATTTCTTTCTAGAGCAGGGCATTATTGGTCATTTCTTTCTAGAGCATCTGATCCCGTTCAGTGATGTAGGAAGCACCCAGGTTTTTCATAAAAATGGGAATCGATGAGGTAGCATCTCTACCATCCAGCTTCTCATGGTAATAACTGGGCATTTAAAAATTCCCCTGTCTGTCCTGTAAGGCAGAGTTCTCCACCAGttgcccccaccccacagcactcCTGCTGTGCTGTTCAGAGCGCTGCCAGGTTCCCTCTTGGGCCTGCAAGCAGTCTTACCTGCCAGTTTGCCTCCTATTGTCATGCATTTTCAGGCCCTAGAGCCTTGCCACTAATGTCTGTGATGGGAATCTCCCATCAAGGTAAATGCCAGGCAAGTGGCTCATACTAGGAAACAAAGCAGCCTTGTTCAAAAGGGATCCAAACCGATAAAGCCGTGAGACCAGCAGATGGCAAATGCAGttatgttttcaaaggaaaaaattcccCCGAGGTGAAGGGAAATCCATCATCTCACACAATAGCCAGGaaatggggggaggggaagcagtTGTTGGGAGCAGccaagcacagagcagcagtagATGGAGCAAGTGCAGAACTGGGTTGTGTATGTACACAGGGAGAATTGGGAACAAAAGATGAGGACAGGGAATGGTAGGGTGCTTGGGAGAGCCCAGCTGAGACCCCCAGCTTCTGCTCTGGCCAGACTGAGCTGCCTTGGCAGGACACTGCTGTTCATAGGGTGCCATGTACAACAGAGGCCAAGCTCAGGCTTCTTCCAAGCACTCCACTCCGTCTGGCACAGACTGcttcccaggcacagccacTGTGGTTAATGCTGGAGCTTATTCCAGCCTGCTCATGTGGGTGCAAAACAGGAAGCTTGTAGCTGTCCTGAGCTGACTGCTCCTAGGCCATTACCTCTGCTCACcccatctttttatttctgttttcccccccatcccagctCTCTTACTAATTTGCTCTGCCCTTTGCTCAACTCTCCTCTGTAGTACATGTTTCTGGGAACGGACATACAAGTCTTACGCTGCCTGGTTTCCAAACAGCCCAGACTCTGCCACTGTCCTCTTGGTTGCCTGTAtttgtcccagccctgccatgaGTTAAGGCTCTTAatctttcccccttccccatctccttgTAGGCATACCTAGAGTTCTTCACCTCCAGTGAGATCGTCATGGCACTGCTGAAAGTGCTGAAGAAGTATGAGTTGCGAGTGAACTATCACATTGTCAATGTCAAGGTAGGCTGTTGTTTACAGGACACTTTCCTTTCACCACCTTAGG
It encodes the following:
- the MTHFR gene encoding methylenetetrahydrofolate reductase (NADPH) isoform X2, producing the protein MGAGGPLFIDVTWHPAGDPGSDKETSSMIIANTAVNYCGLETILHMTCCNQTKDDITGHLQKAKRLGLKNIMALRGDPVGEEWEEEVDGFNYAVDLVKHIRNEFDDYFDICVAGYPKGHPEAESYEADLRHLKEKVLAGADFIITQLFFRSETFLKFMKDCQAIGITCPIIPGIFPIQGYHSLRQLVKLSKLEVPQEIKDVIEPIKDNDAAIRNYGVELAVSMCRELLDSGMVHGLHFYTLNREVATTDVLKRLGIWKEDPRRPLPWAVSAHPKRRVEDVRPIFWASRPKSYIYRTQEWDDFPNGRWGNSSSPAFGELKDYYLFYLKSKSPREELLKMWGEELTGEESVFEVFTCYITGEPNKNGHKVTCMPWNDDPLATETNLLKEQLEKVNRRGILTINSQPNINGKPSTDPIVGWGPSGGYVFQKAYLEFFTSSEIVMALLKVLKKYELRVNYHIVNVKGQNITNAPDLQPNAVTWGIFPGREIIQPTVVDPVSFLSWKDEAFALWIEQWAKLYEEESPSRMIIQYIHDNYYLVNLVDNDFPLENCLWQVVDDTFELLNSPTQE
- the MTHFR gene encoding methylenetetrahydrofolate reductase (NADPH) isoform X1 — translated: MVNETQHTCTAGSSSKSDGGSSSGSESSKDSSRCSTPVLDADRHERLREKMRRRQDAGDKWFSLEFFPPRTANAAVNLISRFDRMGAGGPLFIDVTWHPAGDPGSDKETSSMIIANTAVNYCGLETILHMTCCNQTKDDITGHLQKAKRLGLKNIMALRGDPVGEEWEEEVDGFNYAVDLVKHIRNEFDDYFDICVAGYPKGHPEAESYEADLRHLKEKVLAGADFIITQLFFRSETFLKFMKDCQAIGITCPIIPGIFPIQGYHSLRQLVKLSKLEVPQEIKDVIEPIKDNDAAIRNYGVELAVSMCRELLDSGMVHGLHFYTLNREVATTDVLKRLGIWKEDPRRPLPWAVSAHPKRRVEDVRPIFWASRPKSYIYRTQEWDDFPNGRWGNSSSPAFGELKDYYLFYLKSKSPREELLKMWGEELTGEESVFEVFTCYITGEPNKNGHKVTCMPWNDDPLATETNLLKEQLEKVNRRGILTINSQPNINGKPSTDPIVGWGPSGGYVFQKAYLEFFTSSEIVMALLKVLKKYELRVNYHIVNVKGQNITNAPDLQPNAVTWGIFPGREIIQPTVVDPVSFLSWKDEAFALWIEQWAKLYEEESPSRMIIQYIHDNYYLVNLVDNDFPLENCLWQVVDDTFELLNSPTQE